The stretch of DNA CAACCTCAGCTGTTCGACCCGCTCACCGAACGCGACGACGCTGATCTCGAGATATTCGTCTCTGAGGATAACGTCGGCAGTGACGCCCACGTACAGCGGAACGTGCCAGGACTGCCCTTCTTCACCCTCGAACACGGACGGCCCCGTCGTCGGTCCGGAGACACTCCGCGGTCCCGATCCGCTGAACGGTCGCGGCCATCCCCGGACGATCAGGAGAGCTGCCTGGACCACCAGTGCAGCCAGTCCGCAAGCGGGCCGCGAATGCCTTCGACGTGGACGCGGACGGTCCCGTCGAGATGCCACCGTGCGAACTCCGCCCCCGAGTCCATCCGTAGGGGAACGTCGACGGTCACTTCTTCGAACGTACACTCCAAGTCCTCTTCGCGGTCGATGGCCGTATCGAGCACGTCGTCGACGACGTCGAGCCACGTCTGTCCTTCGGCGACGGACCGATCGGACGGTTCCTTCGACATCGTCTAAACGGATTCACGGGGTCGGCTTGTATCTTCGCACCGCGTCGTGCGAAGCGTTTTGACGACCCGTGCCGACGTGTCATTATGTCGACCCCCGAATCCGGTGGCGGCCTTCGCCGGTTGGTCGAACGACGCCGACCCAACGCGATCCTCGGGTGGTCGTTCGTGGTCGTGCTCTGTCTGACCGGCGTCGGAGCGGTTCTCGGCGGCCGCCCCCTCTGGGCTGGGTTTACCCTGACGCTCGTCGGCCTCGCCGTCGCTCCGGCCGCTGCGTTCCGGAAACCGGACGCGATGCTGCCGTGGGAGGTGTTAGCCCTCGCTTCCGTCCCCTCGTTGGGTCGACTCCTCGTCGCCGGGCAGACCGTCGGCGGCGTCACGCTCACCGGTCGCATCACGTCGTACGTCGCCGTCGCGGCCGCGGCGCTCATCCTCGCGGTCGAACTCGACGTGTTCACGCCCGTCCGGATGAGCGACTCCTTCGCAGTGGTGTTCGTCGCCATCGCCACCGTCGCCACGGCGGGGCTGTGGGCCGAAGTCCGGTGGCTCTCCGACAGCCTCTTCGGAACCGCGTTCCTGCTCGACGGCCGCCCCGAACGCGTCATCGAGGAGGCGCTCATGTGGGATTTCGTCGCCGCGACCGTCGCCGGGGTCGTCGCCGGCGTGCTTTTCGAACTCTACTTCCGCCGCTACGCGGACACGACGCCACGGTATCCGGTCGATGCTGGTAGCAAACGACGGGAGCAGGGGGGTGAGCCGTGATGCGCGTCCGCGACCGGATCGGCCTCACCGACCGCCGACAACGACAGCTCACGCGGGCGATGCAGGTGTCGCTGCTCGTGTTGATCGGCCTGGGCCTCGAACGGGGGTCGCTCGGCATCGTCGTCAACGCGACCATCGGTCTCGGGGTGACCCAACTCCCTGCCGTCCTCGAACGCGACTACCACATCCCGATGGACTCCGCGCTGACACTCTGGATCACCGCGGCCGTCTTCCTCCACGCGCTGGGGACGGCCGGCCTCCCCGGCGCCGAGACCAACTTCTACCGGAGCATCCCGTGGTGGGACCACCTGACGCATACGCTGTCCTCCTCCATCGTCGCCGCCGCGGGCTACGCCACGGCCCGCGCTGTCGAGGTTCACTCCGACGCCGTCTCCCTCCCCGACCGGTTCATGTTCGTGTTCATCCTGCTGTTCGTCCTCGCCTTCGGCGTCTTCTGGGAAGTCATCGAGTTCGCGGTGGCGGGCGCCGCCACGCTCTCCGGGACGCCGGCCGTCCTCGTGCAGTACGGCCTCGAGGATACGATGCTCGACCTTCTTTTCGATACGCTCGGCGGCGTCGTGGTCGCGGTGTGGGGAACGGCCCACCTGACGGACGTGGTCGGTGCGCTCGCGGACCGACTCGACCGGCCGGAGGGGTGATCAGGCGTCTCGGGTCCGTTCCCGCGTCACTTGGAGGACGGAGATGGCGACGAACGCCGCGCACGCGACGGCGGCGTAGCCGAATCCGGGCACCGACGCGAACGGCCGAACGCCGAGCGCTGCTAGCCCGACCGGCACCGCGACGACGGCGGCGACGGCGAGATACCACCGCCACCACCGACGCTGCCGCCGATCCGCATCGGCGACGAGATACGGGAGGCAGCTCTCCGCTCCCGCCGCGAGTTCGATCCGTCCCGCCCGCCGGTCGTACGAGATGATGTTCCGGTCGGCGAGTTTGGGCAGGTGCATCTGATAGAGCGCCGTCTGCACCCGCTTGCGCTGTTTGTACGTCACCGCCGCCGGTTCACAGTCGTTCTCGATCGCGGCGATGTGTTCGCTCAGGTCGCGGAGATCCACCGGTCCCTCGTGCTCGCGGAGGTGGTGAATCACCTCGCGACGTCGCTCGTTACGCAGCATCGAGAACAGGTCGTCTCGCGACAGGTCGGCTGGCTCGGGGCTGCTGAGTTGTGGCTCCATCCGTCAGCTCAGCCGTTCGTCCTCCGCCGTTGCCGGGCCCCCCGCACGCCGGCGTTCGCCGGCGTTCGTCACGTCCGCGGCCCCTCTTTCCGCGCCGGTGCCCCCCATCCACCCGCGCCGGCGTTCGTCCGGATGCTGCGCCACCGCGCGTGATGGACGGTACACTCGATACACTTCCGCCAACACGCTGTTATATGTTGTGGCTGCCGCCGGCCGATTCGTGGCGGACGTGCATTTAAGACGCCCGTGGTCGAACGTTTGACACGTAGCAATGGTGTTCAAGAAGATCACGCTGATCGGGACGAGTCCGGAGAGCTTCGACAAGGCGGCCGACGACGCCGTCGACCGCGCCGAAGAGACGCTGGACAACGTGAAGTGGATCGAAGTCGACGAACTGGGCGTCGAAATCGCGAGCGTCGAGGGCCGGGAGTACCAGGCGGAGGTTACGGTGGCGTTCGAACTCGAAGACAGGTAGCCGACGTCGACGGCCCGTCGTCGTTCGGGGTCGGCCGTGGACGCGGCACTGGTGGCCCGAATCGAATAGATTGAAACGCCCCCGAGTCGTCTATCCCCGCATGCCTTTGGTGGTCGTCCCAGTCCGCTATCCGCTCAGCAGACACTCCCAGGCGACGCTCGCCGAGGCCATCCGGATCGCCGAAGAGCGCGACGCCGACCTGACCGTCCTCCACGTCGACCTCTACCAGGAGGGGCGCGAGGTGACCCGTACCGAACTCAAGCGGGCGGTCGAGGCGGAGTTCGGACGCGTCGACCGCGCGCGCTACGTCGTCCGCCGGGGCTTTCTCGTCGAGGAGACCATCCTCGACGAAGTGGCCGCGGAGAACGCCGACGTAGTGGTGATCGGCTCGAAACAGGTTAGCCGCTGGCGCCGCACTTTCAGCCGTTTCCTCGACGACCCCGACATCGACCGCTTCCTGCGGGAGAAACTCGACTGCGACGTAGTGACCGTCAGCGCGTAGCGTCACTCCCCGCCGCCGTCGTCCGTCCCTCCGTTCTCGTCGCCCCCGACCGACTCCCGCGTCGTGACGCCGTCGTTCTCGGGCGCGCTCGGCGGGTCACTCCCGTCCTCAACGGCGACGCGCGCGGTCCCGCTGTGTTCGTCGAACAGCAGGTGTTGATGGGGGTAGGCGACCTCCACGTCCGCGTCATCGAGCGCCGTCCAGATGCGTTCCCGAACGGTCGATTCGATCCGCGGGATCTTGTACGGGGTGCGCACCCAGTACCGGAGGCTCAACCGGACGCCGCTGTCGGCGTACGCGTCGATCAGACAGGTCGGCTTCGCCGGGTAGCGTGCGCTGCCGATGCGGATGTCCGGCCCGCCCTCGATCACCCCATCGCAACTGCGGGCGGCCCGCTCCATGATCTCCCGCGCCGCCTCCAGGTCGCCCTCGTAGGTGACGAGAAGCGGGAGGGAGAGCCGCGTCCGTTCGTCTTCGGCAGAGAAGTTGGTCACGTCCCGCTCGCGCATCGAGGAGTTGGGGACGACGAGGAAGGTGTTCTCCAAGGTGAATATCTTCGTGTAACGCAGGGTGATATCGTCGACGAACCCCCGGCGACCGTCCTCCAGTTGGATCATGTCACCGATCTCGTAGGGGTTGTCCGCGAGGACGAACACGCCGTTGATGATGCTTCCGACGATGGGCGCGAGGACGATACCGAGGACGGCCGAGAAGACGGTCACCGAGAGGACGATGTCGCCGATGCCGAGGCCGACGATGCTCCCGGCGACGAACGTAGCGACGATAACCGTCGAGACGCGGATGAGACCGAGAACCGTCTGTGCGACGCTCTGTCGGTCGAACCGGCGGGCGACCGGACGCCCGAGCAGCCGAACGAGGAACTTCGAGAGGAGGACCCCGAGCGCGACCACGAGCGCCGCGACCACCGCCCGGACGCTCCGCCGTTCCCACAGCCACTGCAACAGCGGCCCGACCTCGGTGGGAGGGTTCGCTCCCGCCAACACGACCGCCCCGATGTCCATGTCGGCCACTCTCCGCGTCCCGAAAAAAGGGTTTCCACGTCGCCGCCCGCGTTCGGAAGTTACTAACTCGTCGGCGACGCAGGTTGGGGACGAATGGATCGACGGACACGCGAGTATCTTGCCGGTCGTTTCGGCGACTACTATCGGCGCGCCGATCCGACGCTCCCGCCCGATCCCGACGCCCGCGAGTGGGGACACATCCCGTGGACCGGCGGCGAGTCGACGACGATGGTCCGTCACCAGTCCATCTACGACCTCGGCGACGTGGGCGACTTCCTCGCGCGCGAGGCGCCGCGACACGTCTACTTCTCCGCGGCCCGCTACGACGACCCCGGCGCCAACGCGATGGACGGGAAGGGGTGGCAAGGCGCCGACCTCGTTTTCGACCTCGACGCCGACCACCTCCCGAGCGTCGATCCCGCGGAGGCGACCTACGCCGAGATGCTCGCGGCCTGTAAGGACGCCCTCCGGCGACTCCTCGATCTGCTGGAAGACGACTTCGGCTTCGAGGACGTGACCGTCGTCTTCTCCGGCGGCCGCGGCTACCACGTCCACGTTCGCGACGACGGCCTCGCCGATCTGGACTCCGAGGCCCGCCGCGAGGTCGTCGATTACGTCCGCGCGATCGACCTGGACGTGGAGGGTCTCGTCCGTACCCGTGCGGTCGGCGGGACGACCCGACGCGAGCTCCGGACCGCCGGTGGGTGGGGACGACGCACCCACCGCCGCCTCCGCGAGTTCGTCGCCGAGTTGGCGACGCTCGACGACGACGACGCCAAGGAGCGGCTCGTGGTGTTCGACGGCATCGGCGAGGGGCGGGCGACCACCCTGCTCGGCGCGTTCGACGGCGAGACGGTCGCGGACGGCAACGTCGAGGCCGGTGGACCGGGGGCGCGGACGCTGGTCGAGGCGCTCGCCCGCGAGACGGTCGCGGCCGAGACGGCGCCCATCGACGAACCGGTGACGACGGACACCCACCGACTGATCCGCCTGCCGGGGAGCCTCCACGGCGGGAGCGGCCTCGTCGTTCGCCGCCTCGATCGATCGGCGGTCGACGCCTTCGATCCGCTGGTCGACGCCGTTCCCGAGCGCTTCACCCGCCGGTCTGTCCGCGTCGACGTGACCGATCCGGGCGTCGTCGAACTCGACGGCGACAGTTTTACACTCGACGCCGGTGTGCAGTCCGTACCGGAGTGTGTCGGCGTGTTCCTGATGACGCGTGACCGAGCCCGGAAGGTGAAAGAATGAACGTGGAGGAACTGCGCTCGGTACAGCGCACCGAACGACAGAAAGACAGCCTCCAGCAGCTTCGGGACTCCTTCTACCGCGACGTGGCCGACTACGTCGCCGACCGCAAGGCCGAACGCAAGCGCGCGGCCGCCGACGCCGACGACCCGTTCTCCTCGCCGGAAGTGAGCCGCCTCACCGACGAAATCGAGACCGCCGAGGAGGTGGTCGAGAGTATCTACGAGCGTCGCGTGGGCAAAATCGTCAAGCGAGCGACGTTCGCTGCGGCGGGGATGGCTGCCGAGGACGAGGGCCTCACCAGCGAGGAGCGTGACCTCTTCGACGACTTGGTTGCACGGATCGAACGAAACCGGGAGACGGTGCTCGAGACGCTGGCAGGTGCCGACGCCGACGCCACGGACGCCGCCGACCCCGATCCGCCGTCGGCCGATCCCACCCCGAACGACGCGTCCGGACGCGCGGCCTCCGACCCGACCCCGCCGCCGGAGGACGCCGCCCCCACCCCCGCCCCCGACCCCGACGACTTGCTCGCCGAGGCGATGGGTGGGCCTACGGACGACCGCTCCTCGACCGACGCGGTGCCCGACGACGCGGCGGCGGCCGAGCCGTCGCCGGACGAATCCCCGACCCCGGGCGGCGGTTCCGACGCCGATTCCGCGCCCGACACCGACCGGACCACCCTGCGGATCACGCGCGACGTGGGTGAGATATTCGGCGTCGACGAGCGCGAGTACGACCTCGCGAGCGAGGACGTGGTGACGCTTCCGACGCCGAACGCCGAGCCGTTGCTCGACCGGGACGCCGCCGAACGGCTGGACTAGCCGCATCGGCCGCCCGCCGCCAGACGAGAGCGAGCGACGCGGCTAGTCGTCACGGGGTGACTCCGTCGACAGGACTAGGCCGGATCAGGCGCGCCGCAACCCTTCGCCGAGGCCGCTCGCCTCGCCACACTCCGGACACTCGTAGGTCCACCCATCCTTCGTGGCGCGACCCTCCGGGAATTCGGCATCACACTTTCGACAGACGAGCAGATCCCGGCGGGTAGAGACGTGCATCTGCGGCATAATCGGAGAATCTACAGCATCCAACATCAACGTGTCGGTTCGGTTCCATGCTAACGTGTGGCGTGGCGGAGGGGGCGCCGAGCGGGCCGTATTCGGCCGATACCGGTCCGTCGGATTCCCGAATTACCCGTCGCCGTCGCCGCTCAGGATGCCCCGGTGGGTCATCCGCTCGGGATCGAGTACGTCGTCGGCCTCCTCGGCCGTGAGATACCCTTTCTCGACCGCCACCTCGTGGACGGTCTTGTCCTCTTTGAGCGCCGTCTTGGCGACCTCGGAGGCTTTGTCGTAGCCGATGGCGGGGTTGAGCGCCGTCGCCAGCGCCATCGACCGCTCGACCGCCTCGGCGCAGTGGGCCGCGTTCGCCTCCAACTTCGCCACGAACTTCTCCGCGAACGTCTCGGCGGCGTTCGCGAGGATGGTCGCCGACTGGAGGAAGTTGTGCGCGATGACGGGTTTGTAGAGGTTGAGGTCGAGTTGGCCGCCCGCGGCGCCCGCGGACACCGCGGCGTCGTTGCCCACGACCTGCGTGTGGACCTGGTTGACCGCCTCGGCGACGACCGGATTGATCTTGCCCGGCATGATCGACGACCCCGGCTGGTTCTCCGGTTGCTCGATTTCCCCCAGCCCGTTTCGCGGGCCGGAGGCGAGCAACCGGAGGTCGTTGGCGATCTTATTCAGCGATCCCGCGACGGTCCGGAGGGCGCCGTGGGCCTCGCCCATGGCGTCGTGGGCGGCCTGCGCCTCGAAGTGGTCGTCGGCCTCGCGGAAGGGGAGTCCCGTCTCCTCGGCGACGTACGCCGCCGCTCGCTCGGGGAACTCGGGGTGGGTGTTCAGGCCCGTCCCCGTCGCCGTTCCGCCGAGAGCGAGTTCGGCGAGGCGAGGCTGAGTCGAGTCACAGCGGTCGATCCCCTTCTCGACCTGCGTCCGGTAGCCGCCGAACTCCTGGCCGAGGCGGACCGGCGTCGCGTCCTGTAGGTGGGTGCGGCCGGTCTTGACGACGCCGTCGAAGGCCTCTGCTTGCTCGTCCAGCGCGTCGACCAACGTCTCCAGCGCCGGCACGAGGTCCTTCTCCACCGCCTCCAAGGCGGCGACGTGCATCGCCGTCGGGATCACGTCGTTCGAGGACTGCCCGAAGTTGACGTGGTCGTTCGGGTGGACGGCCCGGTCGCCGACCTCGGCGCCCATGATCTCCGCCGCACGGTTGGCGATCACCTCGTTGGCGTTCATGTTCGAGGAGGTGCCCGAGCCGGTCTGGAACACGTCGACGGGGAACTGGTCGTCGTGGTCGCCGGCGATCACCTCGTCCGCGGCGTCGACGACGGCCGCCGCCACGTCGTCGTCGATCAGGTCTAGGTCGCGGTTCGCCCGCGCCGCCGACTTCTTCACGACGCCGAGCGCGCGAACGAACCGTCGCCCGAACCGCGCGTCGCTGATCGGGAAGTTCTCGACTGCGCGCTGGGTCTGTGCGCCCCAGTAGGCGTCGGCCGGCACCCGAATCTCGCCCAGGCTGTCGCGTTCGACGCGGAAGTCGGAATCGTCGCTCATGCGCGAGCGAACGGCGGCCGCGTCGTAAAACTTGCCGTTACGCGTCGCCGTGTTCGGCGTACGCCTCCGGCGTGTACGTCTTCATCTCCAGGGCGTGGATGTCGGTCGTCATGTATCCGTCCAGCGCTTCGTACACCATCTCGTGTTGCTGGACGAGCGGTACGCCCTCGAACACGGGCGAGACGACCACGGCCGCGAAGTGGGCGTCTTCGTGGTCCTCGTCCGGCACGCGGGGCTTGGTGACCGTCGCCTCGGCGTCCTCGATACCGTCTTCGATCAGGCGTTCGACGTCGGCGGTGTCCATACCTGCATGGGGTCGTCTGGCCACAAAAACCACGCGCTACGCCTACATCTGGTAGCGACGCTCGTCGTCGCGCTGGGGGTACTGATCCGCGCCCGTCATCTCGTCGTAGGTCATCCCCGACAGATACTCGTCGTAGGTCACGTCGTACCCCTGCCGGAGGTGGAAATCCAAGTCGCCGGTGTCGACGGTCGAGCGGTAGAGGGCGTGGATCGCCCGCCGAACGAGTTCGCCCTCGTCGCCGTCGAACGCCGCCAGCAACATGGCGAGTTCGTTACGCGTCTCGCGGTCGAGGTCGACCGTCAGCCCGTCGCCCAGGTCGCCGTAGGCGTCTTGTACGTCCGCGTTCAGGTCGTCGAGGCTCATGGCGGATTCGAAGGTGGCCCGCGGAATACGGCTTTCGGCTCGGAAACCGCCACGTCTAACCGCCCCGCTCCCTACCCCTTGACGATGACCGACGCCGATGCGGACGCCGCGCTCCCCGACGACGTCGACGTCGACGCGCTCCGCACCGCGCTCGTCGAGTGGTACGAGGCGGACCACCGGGACTACCCGTGGCGCCGGACCGAGGACCCCTACGAGATCCTCGTCTCGGAGGTGATGAGTCAACAGACCCAGCTGGATCGGGTCGTCGAGGCGTGGGACGCCTTCCTCGACCGGTGGCCGACCGTCGAGGCCCTCGCCGACGCCGACCGGAGTGCGGTCGTCGGGTTCTGGTCCGACCAGCGCCTCGGCTACAACAACCGTGCGCGCTACCTCCTCGAGGCGGCCGGCCAGGTCGTCGACGACTACGGGGGCGAGTTCCCGGAGACGCCCGACGGTTTACAGGAACTGATGGGCGTCGGCCCCTACACCGCAAACGCCGTCGCGAGCTTCGCGTTCAACGCGGGCGACGCCGTGGTGGATACGAACGTCAAGCGCGTCCTCTATCGCGCCGTCGGCGTCCCGGACGACGACGCGGCATTCGAGCGCGTGGCGGGGGAACTCATGCCCGCTGGCGAGTCCCGCGTCTGGAACAACGCCATCATGGAACTCGGGGGCGTCGCCTGCGAGAAACAGCCCAGGTGCGACGAGGCCGGGTGTCCCTGGCGCCGGTGGTGTCACGCCTACGAGACGGGCGACTTCACCGCCCCCGACGTGCCGACGCAACCCGAGTTCGAGGGCAGTCGGCGGCAGATGCGCGGGCGGGTCGTCCGTGCCCTCGGCGAGCACGACGAACTGACGCTCGACGACCTGGGGCCGCGGATCCGGGTCGACTACGCGCCCGACGGCGAGTCCGGCCGCGAGTGGCTGCGCGGCCTGCTCGACGATCTCGAAGCCGACGGGCTGGTCGAAGTGATCGACCGGGACGAGGCCACGGTGGCTCGCCTCCGGACGTGACGACGGCGCCCGAGCGACGCCGACCGATCGGTGCGCGCCGCTCCGCCGAGGATTTATCAGTACGCCCCGCGGCTCATTGACCATGCGCATGGAACTCCGCGTGTGCAAGCTCTGCCACGAGGGCGAACACGGCAACGAGCACAAGACTGCCGTCACACGGGACATGGTCCGCTGCGCCCAGCAGATCCGGGAGTACAAGGACCTCATCGGTCTCGACGAACTGCACGTCACGATGGTCAAAGAGGGTGAACCCGGCGGCGCCGAGGCGCTTCCGGTCATCGTCGCGAGCATGGAACAGGATCAGATTTCGCTCTCGGACACGCAACTCGTAATGGAGGACGACGACGGCAACTTCCTCGTCTACCCCGAACCGAAGGACATCCTCGAAGTGCTCACGCGCAACATCGACCAGATGAGCCAGCAGACCCGACAGGACGTGACGGTCGAACTGTCGACCGAAGGCGCTGAACTCCTGTCGGTTTAGGGTTCGGGTGACGGATACGTCCCACGGCCGACTTCCGTCGTTCCGTTCGCGGCGACCCAGCCCTCCCGCGGTCCGGTGGCGGCGAACTCGACGCGGTCACTGTAGCCGTTGCTGGTCCAGCCCCCCGCAAACCACTCGTTCGAGCCGTAGACGGCGACGACACCCGACACCCGCGTCGACGGCGACGACTCGTAGGAGAGGTAGACTGGCGCGTCGTAGGCGAAACACGCCGTCTCGTCACGGTACGGGAACGGGCACTCCGTCAGTTCGCGCGTCGCGTCGGGGACGAACGTCGGCGACGCACCCACGGGCGTCCGCGTCTCGATGGGATAGGCCGCCGTCCGCGTGACGCTCACCGTCACGGTCCGCTGTGACACCTTCTGGTGATCGGGATTCGTTGGATCGTACTCCGACTCGTCGATTTCCTCGCGCCGGCCCATCCCGTCCGCCTCGACGACCCGAAAGTAACGCGTCTCGACGACGAACGTCTCGGCGGTGAGTTCGAGCATCGGGCCGTACTCGGTGCCGACCACCGCCGCGTCCATCCCGTCGACGGTGTCGGTCGGCGCGATGGCGTCCGCGTCGACGACGACGTCGCCGTCCCGCTCTGGAAGGGGCACGCGAATCGTCACGTCCGAAAGCGTCCCCGTTGCATCGACGCCGACGCTATACTCGTACGTGCTCGTGTAGCTCTCGGGGTTCGACGCGAGAAACGAACAGCCGGCAGTGAGCGTGAGGGCAGCGAGCAGGACGGCGAGGACTGGTCGGCGGGTCATCACCACAGATATTGACGGCGAATCGAAAAAACGGTTCCGCGTTGGTTAGTCGTCGTCCGAGCCGGTGTGGCCGCCGTCGGCGGCGGCGGTCGGTTGGCTCCGCTCCTCCTCGAGTTGGCGCTCCCAGCGCACGCGCAGGAGGTTGCCGTACATCGAGAGGACGAGGCCGACGAAGAGCACGAACATGCCGGCGTTGATGCCGATCGTGAGCAGCAGGCTCTCCGGGCCGCCGCCGATGGATATCTCACGTGGGACCGGATACCCCTCGTCGAACACCGAGCCGATCATGACGCTCGTGATGCCCACGACGGTCAGGATGCCCATGATCGCGGTCACCGTACTCCACGACGGGGAGAGGGTGAGGTCTTCGATGCCGCCGTCGGCGTGCGTCTCCGGGATCAGTTCCCGGGGGATGTACGCCTTCGGCTCGACGGGGTAGAATGCCGGATGGAGACCGTGCTCGAAGATGTGGAGCATGACCCCCATCAGCATGATGACGCCGAGCAGGCCGTGGAAGACGACGAAGCCCATCGCGGCGGTCTTGGTGCCGAAGTACTGCATCAGGCCGGTCTTGCTCCAGATGAGCAGGCCACTGATCGTCAGCAGGAACAGTTCGGCCGCGAAGATGAACACGACGCCCTTGCCGATGTACGAGAGCAGCGGAATCTCGTCCGGGTCGCCGCCGGCGAACTGCTTGGCGTTCGGGTGGCGCTCGTCGGCGTTTCCGAGCGCGAACTGCACGTCTTGGATGAACGCCTTGATGTCATCGCCGGTCGGGATGATCTCTCGGAAGTTGCTCCGGCCGGTGTCGGTCGTGATCATCAGCGTCGCCCAGAACCCGATGAGCGCGATCAGACCGAACCCGGCGGCGCGGTGCAGCGCCGTGACGCTCTGTGGGCCACCCATCAGCGACAGCATCCACCAGAGTTCGTCGTTGAACGTCAGGCTGTAGCCGGTGAAAAACAGCAGGAACACGTCGAGCCCCAACAACGAGTGGAACGTCGTGGTGACGCGCGTGAACTTGCCGTGGTCGAGGCTCGTCATTCGGCCTCACCCCCGTCGGTTGCGACGGCTTCGGTGCTTCGCTCCCCGGGCTGTTGCATCTGTCCCGCGAGGCGGCGGAACGCCGCCCAGTGGATGAACACCATCAGGAGGATGAACAGCCCCATGAGCACGTCGGCCGCGTGGATGATCGCCACGAGGAAGTCGAGCCACGGGACGGTGTTGCCGACGACCCAGTCGGTCCCGATGCCGCCGCCCGCCACCGTCGGTGAGACGCGGAACAGGCCCTCGTAGAAGACGGCCGTGCCCGCGGCCCACCAGACGGAGACGACGGCGAGCGCGAGGCCGGCGATGGCGCTGATCACCACCGAAACTTTGCTGTACCCGTTCGTTTCCGGAAGGTCATCTTGATAGCTCATTTAGAACACCTGAGCCTCCTCTTCACCGAAGATGATCTCCATGGCAACGTCGTTGAAGAACGTGCCACTGTCGCGACGCTCCAGTTCGGCCGAGATTTCGTCGGCGTCGCCCACGAGGATGGCGTCGGTCGCACACTCCTCGGCACACGCCGGTCCCTTGCCGACGTCTTGACGCTCCTCGCACATGGTACATTTGTCCATCGTGCCGCCGGAGCCGAACAGCTGTGCCGCCCCCTCGTCCGACTCGGGGAACTGCGGCGCGCCGAACGGACACGCCGACAGGCAGTACTGACAGCCGACACAGAGGTCGTCACGGACCTGCACGAAGCCGTCCTCCTTCTTCACCAGCGAGTCCGTCGGACAGACCGACACGCAGGGCGCGTTCTCGCAGTGGTAACACTGCATCGGCACCGCCGTCTCGCCGGGTGACTGCCCCTGTTCGAGGGCGCGGGCGCTGTGGGCGTTGAGCCCGTCGGCGCCTTCCTGCCCCTCCATCATCGTCGAGATGCTGATCCGCTGTTCGTCCGGCGCGGAGTCCCACGTACGCTTGCAGGCGACGACACAGCCACCGCAGTCGATACACGCCTCGACGTCGGGGAAGATGCGGGCGTCCTCGCCCGTGCTCATCACGCCCTGACGCATGATCTCTTTGTTGCTTGACATTATTGTCCCCTCCTATTGGACCGCGTTCTGGTCGCGGACGTCGAAGTCCTTCTGTGTGCCAATGTCGTTGCGATCCTGCGGGAACTCGAGGTCGACGTCCATGTTGAGTTCCTCGAGGAGGCTCTGTGTCGCCGGGCGGACCGCCACCATCCCGACTTTCGTCTCCTGCATCTGCGTCTCCACGTCGTATCCGCGGGACGTGATGGCGTTCACCGAGTCGCCGATGGC from Haloplanus salinus encodes:
- a CDS encoding cytochrome b/b6 domain-containing protein codes for the protein MTSLDHGKFTRVTTTFHSLLGLDVFLLFFTGYSLTFNDELWWMLSLMGGPQSVTALHRAAGFGLIALIGFWATLMITTDTGRSNFREIIPTGDDIKAFIQDVQFALGNADERHPNAKQFAGGDPDEIPLLSYIGKGVVFIFAAELFLLTISGLLIWSKTGLMQYFGTKTAAMGFVVFHGLLGVIMLMGVMLHIFEHGLHPAFYPVEPKAYIPRELIPETHADGGIEDLTLSPSWSTVTAIMGILTVVGITSVMIGSVFDEGYPVPREISIGGGPESLLLTIGINAGMFVLFVGLVLSMYGNLLRVRWERQLEEERSQPTAAADGGHTGSDDD
- a CDS encoding 4Fe-4S dicluster domain-containing protein → MSSNKEIMRQGVMSTGEDARIFPDVEACIDCGGCVVACKRTWDSAPDEQRISISTMMEGQEGADGLNAHSARALEQGQSPGETAVPMQCYHCENAPCVSVCPTDSLVKKEDGFVQVRDDLCVGCQYCLSACPFGAPQFPESDEGAAQLFGSGGTMDKCTMCEERQDVGKGPACAEECATDAILVGDADEISAELERRDSGTFFNDVAMEIIFGEEEAQVF